The Pseudomonas sp. DG56-2 genome contains a region encoding:
- the typA gene encoding translational GTPase TypA: MIENLRNIAIIAHVDHGKTTLVDKLLRQSGTLERNELNDERVMDSNDQEKERGITILAKNTAINWNGYHINIVDTPGHADFGGEVERVMSMVDSVLLLVDAQDGPMPQTRFVTKKAFEAGLRPIVVINKVDRPGARPDWVLDQIFDLFDNLGATEEQLDFKVVYASALNGIAGLDHTEMAEDMTPLYQSIIDNVPAPAVDRDGPFQMQISALDYNSFLGVIGVGRIARGRVKPNTPVVAIDVDGKKRNGRILKLMGHHGLHRIDVEEALAGDIVCISGFDELFISDTLCSPDAVEAMKPLTVDEPTVSMTFQVNDSPFCGKEGKFVTSRNIKERLDKELLYNVALRVEEGDSADKFKVSGRGELHLSVLIETMRREGFEMGVGRPEVIIREVDGVKNEPFENVTIDIPEDSQGKVMEEMGLRKGDLTNMVPDGKGRVRLEYNIPARGLIGFRNQFLTLTNGAGILTSIFDRYAPMKSGHMSGRQNGVLVSVETGKALTYSLETLQARGKLFVEHGQEIYNGQIVGLNSRDNDLGVNPTKGKKLDNMRASGKDETIALVPPVRFTLEQALEFIQDDELCEVTPKSIRLRKKILDEGERTRAAKKAKAN; encoded by the coding sequence GTGATCGAAAATCTACGTAACATCGCCATCATCGCCCACGTTGACCATGGTAAAACCACTTTGGTCGACAAACTCCTGCGTCAATCCGGCACTCTGGAGCGTAACGAGCTCAACGACGAGCGCGTCATGGACTCCAACGACCAGGAAAAAGAGCGCGGTATTACCATTCTGGCGAAAAACACCGCCATCAACTGGAACGGCTACCACATCAACATCGTCGACACCCCAGGCCACGCCGACTTCGGTGGCGAGGTTGAGCGTGTAATGTCGATGGTTGACTCGGTGCTGCTGCTGGTCGACGCCCAAGACGGCCCTATGCCGCAAACCCGTTTCGTGACCAAGAAGGCTTTCGAAGCCGGCCTGCGTCCAATCGTGGTGATCAACAAGGTTGACCGTCCAGGCGCACGTCCTGACTGGGTTCTGGACCAGATCTTCGATCTGTTCGACAACCTCGGTGCTACCGAAGAACAGCTGGACTTCAAAGTCGTCTACGCCTCGGCCCTGAACGGTATTGCCGGTCTGGACCACACCGAAATGGCCGAAGACATGACCCCGCTGTACCAGTCGATCATCGACAACGTACCGGCTCCTGCCGTTGACCGTGACGGTCCGTTCCAGATGCAAATCTCGGCACTGGACTACAACAGCTTCCTGGGTGTTATCGGTGTTGGCCGTATCGCTCGTGGTCGCGTCAAGCCGAACACTCCGGTTGTCGCTATCGATGTCGACGGCAAGAAGCGTAACGGCCGTATCCTGAAGCTGATGGGTCACCACGGTCTGCACCGCATCGACGTTGAAGAAGCGCTGGCCGGCGACATCGTCTGCATCAGCGGCTTCGACGAGCTGTTCATCTCCGACACCCTGTGCTCCCCGGACGCAGTAGAGGCGATGAAGCCACTGACCGTCGACGAGCCAACCGTTTCGATGACCTTCCAGGTCAACGACTCGCCGTTCTGCGGTAAAGAAGGCAAGTTCGTCACCAGCCGTAACATCAAAGAGCGTCTGGACAAAGAGCTGCTGTATAACGTTGCACTGCGCGTTGAAGAAGGCGACTCGGCTGACAAGTTCAAGGTGTCCGGCCGTGGTGAGCTGCACCTGTCGGTACTGATCGAAACCATGCGTCGCGAAGGCTTCGAAATGGGTGTTGGTCGTCCGGAAGTAATCATCCGTGAAGTCGACGGCGTGAAGAACGAGCCGTTCGAAAACGTCACCATCGACATCCCTGAAGATTCGCAGGGCAAGGTCATGGAAGAAATGGGTCTGCGTAAAGGCGACCTGACCAACATGGTTCCGGATGGCAAGGGCCGTGTACGCCTGGAATACAACATCCCAGCCCGTGGTCTGATCGGTTTCCGTAACCAGTTCCTGACCCTGACCAACGGTGCAGGCATCCTGACCTCGATCTTCGATCGCTACGCTCCGATGAAGTCCGGCCACATGTCCGGCCGTCAGAACGGCGTACTGGTTTCGGTTGAAACCGGCAAGGCCCTGACCTACTCCCTGGAAACTCTGCAGGCTCGCGGCAAGCTGTTCGTAGAGCACGGTCAGGAGATCTACAACGGTCAAATCGTTGGCCTGAACAGCCGTGACAACGACCTGGGCGTCAACCCTACCAAGGGCAAGAAGCTCGACAACATGCGCGCTTCGGGTAAAGACGAAACCATCGCTCTGGTTCCGCCTGTTCGCTTCACCCTGGAACAGGCTCTGGAATTCATCCAGGACGACGAGCTGTGCGAAGTAACACCTAAGTCGATCCGTCTGCGTAAGAAGATCCTCGACGAAGGCGAGCGTACTCGCGCTGCCAAGAAAGCCAAAGCTAACTAA
- the thiI gene encoding tRNA uracil 4-sulfurtransferase ThiI, whose amino-acid sequence MKLIVKVFPEITIKSRPVRKRFIRQLGRNIRTVLKDLDPALAVNGVWDNLEVITHVEDEKVLREMTERLTCMPGIAHFLQVDEYPLGDFDDIVAKCKAHFGHLLAGKRFAVRCKRGGHHDFTSMDVDRYVGSQLRQQCGAAGIDLRNPEVEVRIEVRDKRLYVIHNQHKGIGGYPLGALEQTLVLMSGGFDSTVAAYQMMRRGLMTHFCFFNLGGRAHELGVMEVAHFLWKKYGSSQRVLFISVPFEEVVGEILGKVDNSYMGVTLKRMMLRAAAHMADRLEIDALVTGEAISQVSSQTLPNLAIIDSATDKLVLRPLLASHKQDIIDQANEIGTADFAKHMPEYCGVISVNPTTHAKRHRMEHEEKQFDMAVLERALERARLISIDNVIDELSQDIQVEEVEQALAGQVVIDIRHPDAQEDEPLQLDGIEVKVMPFYAINSRFKDLDPTRQYLLYCDKGVMSRLHAHHLLSEGHANVRVYRPA is encoded by the coding sequence ATGAAACTAATCGTAAAAGTCTTCCCAGAGATCACCATCAAGAGCCGCCCGGTTCGCAAGCGTTTCATTCGTCAACTGGGCCGCAACATCCGTACCGTGCTCAAGGACCTCGATCCTGCGCTCGCGGTCAACGGTGTCTGGGACAACCTCGAAGTGATCACTCATGTCGAGGACGAAAAGGTTCTGCGCGAGATGACCGAGCGCCTCACGTGCATGCCCGGCATTGCCCATTTCCTGCAGGTTGACGAGTACCCGCTGGGTGACTTCGACGACATCGTCGCCAAGTGCAAGGCGCACTTCGGTCACCTGCTGGCTGGCAAGCGTTTCGCCGTGCGTTGCAAGCGTGGCGGTCACCACGATTTCACCTCGATGGATGTCGATCGTTATGTTGGCAGCCAATTGCGCCAGCAGTGCGGTGCTGCAGGTATCGACTTGCGCAACCCTGAGGTCGAAGTGCGCATCGAGGTGCGTGACAAGCGTCTGTATGTGATTCACAACCAGCACAAAGGCATTGGCGGCTACCCGCTGGGTGCCCTGGAGCAGACCCTGGTACTGATGTCCGGTGGTTTCGACTCTACCGTTGCGGCTTATCAGATGATGCGTCGCGGCCTGATGACCCACTTCTGCTTCTTTAACCTGGGCGGCCGTGCCCACGAGCTGGGGGTGATGGAAGTCGCCCACTTCCTGTGGAAAAAGTACGGTAGCAGCCAGCGCGTTCTGTTTATCAGCGTGCCGTTCGAAGAAGTGGTCGGTGAGATCCTCGGCAAGGTCGATAACAGTTACATGGGCGTCACGCTCAAGCGCATGATGCTGCGTGCGGCGGCGCACATGGCCGATCGTCTGGAAATCGACGCACTGGTAACCGGCGAGGCGATTTCCCAGGTTTCCAGCCAAACTCTGCCGAACCTGGCGATCATCGATTCGGCGACCGACAAGCTGGTACTGCGCCCGCTGCTGGCTAGCCACAAACAGGACATCATCGACCAGGCCAACGAAATCGGCACCGCCGACTTCGCCAAGCATATGCCTGAGTATTGCGGCGTGATCTCGGTAAACCCGACCACTCATGCCAAGCGTCATCGCATGGAACATGAAGAGAAACAGTTCGACATGGCCGTGCTGGAGCGTGCCCTGGAGCGCGCCCGCCTGATTTCCATCGACAATGTGATCGATGAGCTGAGCCAGGATATCCAGGTCGAGGAAGTCGAGCAGGCGCTGGCCGGTCAAGTCGTCATCGATATTCGTCATCCGGATGCCCAAGAAGATGAACCGCTGCAACTGGACGGCATCGAAGTCAAAGTGATGCCGTTTTATGCGATCAATAGCCGCTTCAAGGACCTGGACCCTACGCGCCAGTACTTGCTGTATTGCGACAAGGGCGTGATGAGTCGGCTGCATGCCCATCACCTGCTGAGCGAGGGACATGCCAATGTGCGTGTTTATCGACCGGCATAA